Genomic segment of SAR324 cluster bacterium:
AGCGCCAGAATGTGGTTGCTGGTTTTTCCGTGAACCCGTGAACCCTGGCCGCAGGCATCGGTATTGATCATGCCGCCGAGCGTGGCCCGGTTGCTGGGAGAAAGATTCGGTGCGAAAAAGACTTTATGGGGACGCAAAAATTCATTCAACTGATCCAGCACAACTCCGGGCTGAACCAACACCCAGCCTTCTTCCAGGTTCAACTCCAGAATCTGGTTCATATGCCGGGAACAGTCCACCACGATACCAGACGAAAGGGATTGACCGTTGGTTCCGGTGCCGCCGCCCCGTGGTGAAAACTGAATTTCCTTAAATGGCTCTTCAGTAGCGATTTTCAGCAAGGTAACAATATCCTGCTGATCTCGTGGATAGACCACAGCCTGAGGCAGAATCTGGTAAATACTGTTGTCAGTAGCTGTTATCAGGCGGGTTCCCAGATCATCCTGAATTTGTCCGCGGAAGCCTGAGGTTCGGATTTTTCCGAGAAATTCAGAATACAGCCAGTTGAGGGGAACTTGTTCATCCAGACGTGGGATCATAAATTAATGTTCCATGAAGGTTTAGAATTTTGGGGAATTAAATATGGTTAAATCAAGGAAGGTGTTCCAGATCATCGAGATCTTTATAAGCAATAATCAACTTTCTCCTCGTTAAGCAATCTCAAAAAATCCTTGAAGTCGCTCGGTAGCTCGATGTCCACAATTGATCCTTCTCAATTTTTCTACATGTTTCAACCGTTCCTGGGGGGGCTGTTGACTCCAGTATGATCTGGAGTCCTCATCATCTAGCGAAGATGATATTGAAATCACGGTTCGATCCATTTTCAAAAAATCACCATTCAATAGCTTTCAAATTCAGGATATGACACCCAGTGTTTTGGCTCGTTCCACAAAATAGGTCACGTTTTCAAAGGGTGTTTGTGGCAAAAGACCATGATTGAGATTCAAGATATGTCGTTTCTTTTGTGTCTGTGCAAAGCATTGCTGAATGGCCGCATCAATGTCTTCGTGAGTGCCTTCCATCAACAGCCGGTTGTCCACATTTCCCTGAAACACAATTTCAGGCTGACTTTGGGCCATCGCCTGATCGAGTTGCACACAACTGCCTACGCTCATCACCCGGGCGCCACTTTGAAGCATGAGATCAACAAACGAGCATTCTTTCGTGAACAAAATGCCGGGGGCTTGAGGCTTGAGTCCGGCAAAAATCCGTTGATGGGTGGGTTGGACATGCCGTTCATAAATATCTCGTGGCAGGACATCGGCAAATGATTCAAAGAGTTGTACCGCATGGGCGCCATTGTCGATCTGGTAATTCAGATAGTCGATGGTCATGACTGTCAGGTGGTCCATCAAACTGTCAATCATCTCCGTGTTTTCACGGATGAATTTGAGAATCTCCGGAATCTGATGTCCCGGAGATTTTCCGGCAATCATAAAAAAAGCCAGCGTCATGGGAGCGCCGGCAAATCCCAGCAAAGGCAAGGCTCCGTGGAGTTCCCGTTGAATATTTCGCAGGGATTTTCCTACGACCGGCACATCCGTTTCCGGGTCGAGAAACCGAAGGCTTTTAACTTGAGAACGGGAAACAATGGGGGTATCCAGTACCGGCCCGGGACAAAAGCGAAAAGGCGCTCCAAGCGGGCTGAGAGGAGTGAGAATATCCTGAAACACAATGATCGCGTCTACCCCGATTCGCTGTGGCAACAGGGAGACCCGCACCACCTGATCCACATCCAGAAAGATTTCTTCCAGCGGTCGGGGATACTGTTCACGCAATTCACGGTAAAGCGGGTCGGTTCTTCCAGCCTGGCGCATCATCCAGACCGGAATTCGGGGAATCGGCATGCCCCATGCGGCTTTCAGCAGGAGATCG
This window contains:
- a CDS encoding uroporphyrinogen decarboxylase, with protein sequence MTETPVTLPRLDNDLLLKAAWGMPIPRIPVWMMRQAGRTDPLYRELREQYPRPLEEIFLDVDQVVRVSLLPQRIGVDAIIVFQDILTPLSPLGAPFRFCPGPVLDTPIVSRSQVKSLRFLDPETDVPVVGKSLRNIQRELHGALPLLGFAGAPMTLAFFMIAGKSPGHQIPEILKFIRENTEMIDSLMDHLTVMTIDYLNYQIDNGAHAVQLFESFADVLPRDIYERHVQPTHQRIFAGLKPQAPGILFTKECSFVDLMLQSGARVMSVGSCVQLDQAMAQSQPEIVFQGNVDNRLLMEGTHEDIDAAIQQCFAQTQKKRHILNLNHGLLPQTPFENVTYFVERAKTLGVIS